Proteins from one Cryptomeria japonica chromosome 4, Sugi_1.0, whole genome shotgun sequence genomic window:
- the LOC131047673 gene encoding early nodulin-75-like: MAFALHHFLLSIILFAFVSVSLSEGPFPPSHHDEKPPPEFRPPTLPPPLHKPEPRYPSPFVPKPPPLHKPPFEWKPPMKDVRPPTLPKPQPQPQPRHPAPFIPKPPPLHKPPFEGKPPMKDVHSPTFPKPQPQPHHPSPFVPKPPPLPKPPFEKKPPMKDGRYSSLAGAHQSPPLPKVKPPVIPKPPPVHGKVPPHNINDHSTSSSHEKPHPPFHKPGSPTINTHGQSHPPLMKSPPKPVINPSPKHGHYNPPLMH, translated from the coding sequence ATGGCTTTcgctcttcatcattttctcttatCTATCATATTGTTTGCATTTGTCTCAGTGTCTTTATCCGAGGGTCCATTCCCTCCTTCTCACCACGATGAAAAGCCTCCACCAGAATTTCGCCCTCCTACGCTTCCACCGCCACTTCACAAGCCAGAACCACGCTATCCTTCTCCCTTTGTTCCGAAGCCTCCACCACTTCATAAGCCTCCATTTGAATGGAAACCTCCCATGAAAGATGTTCGCCCTCCTACACTTCCAAAGCCACAGCCACAACCACAACCACGCCACCCGGCTCCTTTTATTCCAAAGCCACCTCCCCTTCACAAGCCCCCATTTGAAGGAAAACCTCCCATGAAAGATGTTCACTCTCCAACATTTCCAAAACCACAACCACAACCACACCACCCTTCTCCATTTGTTCCAAAGCCACCACCCCTTCCCAAGCCTCCTTTTGAAAAGAAACCTCCAATGAAAGATGGTCGCTACTCTTCCCTTGCTGGTGCCCATCAATCTCCTCCCCTTCCCAAAGTCAAACCACCTGTCATTCCAAAGCCTCCACCAGTGCATGGAAAGGTGCCTCCTCATAACATCAATGACCACTCCACTTCTTCCTCCCATGAAAAGCCTCATCCTCCATTTCACAAACCAGGCTCCCCCACCATCAATACCCATGGCCAATCGCATCCTCCCTTGATGAAATCTCCTCCCAAGCCAGTAATAAATCCCTCACCAAAGCATGGACACTACAATCCTCCTCTCATGCATTAG